In Microbacterium terrisoli, the genomic stretch CTCTTTGACGCGGTCGTCCATCTCCACGCGCTGTGCAATGTACAGCGCGATGGCGGGGATGCGGGTGCGCAGCGCCTCGAGCACGGAATTGCGGCCGGTTACCGTCTCGGTGTCGTCGTTCTGCTTCGAACGCCCCTGCCGGTTCACGTTCGTCTGCTTCGGCTTCGGCCTGCCGCCGGCGGCCGTGTAGCGTTCGGCGGCGGCTTTGCGCTTTCCGGCGACGTGCCAGCTGCGGTCTTCGGCCTTGGGCGTGGGACCTTTGCCCTCCAGTGCCTTGCGTCCGTGTCCGCCGGTGCCCTTCTGCGGGCCCTTCTTCTTGCTGTTGCCTCTGCTGGGGCCACCCGGCTTAGCCATTCTGCACGCTCCAATGGGTCCCGTCGGGACCGTCTTCGAGGGCGATGCCGGCCGCCGCGATCGCGTCGCGGATGCGGTCGGCTGCCGCCCAGTCCTTGTCTGCACGCGCGGTGGCGCGCTGGTCGATCATGGTCCGCACGAGGGCATCGAGGGCGGATGTCTCGGCCCCGCCGCCGCCGTTGGGCAGCCACCGCGGGTCGAGGGGATTGATCCCGAGGACCTGGGTCATGAGGATCACCTGATCGAACGCCGCACCCGCAGCATCCTGATCCCCCGCGTCCAACGCCGCATTGCCCGCGCGCACCGTGTCGTGCAGCACGGCGAGCGCCTGCGGCACGCCGAGATCGTCGTCCATGGCGGATTCGAACGCGGCCGGTGGCTTCGGCCCGTAGACGAACCAGCCCTTCTCGCCACGGGTGCGCTGCACCCGCTGCAGGAACGTGCGGATGCGCTCGAGCGCGGCTTCGGCCTCGTCGAGAGCCTTGTCGGACACGTCCAGGCTCGACCGGTAGTGGGCGGCGGCGAGCGCGTAGCGCACGACGAGCGGGTCGCGCGCGGCGAGCAGGTCGTCGGCCAGCACGAAGTTGCCGAGCGACTTCGACATCTTCTGCCCGTCGACGGTGACCAGGCCGTTGTGCACCCAGTACCGGGCGAATCCGTGGCCGGCCGCGGCCGACTGGGCGAGCTCGTTCTCGTGGTGGGGAAAGCGCAGGTCGAGCCCGCCGCCGTGGATGTCGAAATCACGGCCGAGGTACCGCTCCGCCATCGCCGAGCACTCGATGTGCCACCCCGGCCGTCCCACACCCCAGGGCGACTCCCAGACGGCCGACGACGGCTCGTCGGGCTTGGCGCCCTTCCACAGCGCGAAGTCGTGGGGGTCCCGCTTGCCGCGCGGGTCGGCGTCGGCCGCGGCCTCCATCGCGTCCAGGCGCTGGTGGGTCAGTTCCCCGTATTCGGGCCACGACCGCACATCGAAGTACACGTCGCCCGACCCGTCGGGAGCAGGATAGGCGTGTCCGCGCTCGATGAGCCGTCCGATCAGCTCGATCATCTGCGGCACGTGCCCGGTGGCGCGCGGCTCGTATGTGGGCGGGCGAATGCCGATCGTGGCGTACGCGTCGGAGAAGGCCCGCTCCATGCGATATGCGAGCGCCCACCACGGCTCCTGCTCGGTCGCGTTGACGAGCACCTTGTCGTCGATGTCGGTGACATTGCGCACGAGCGTCACGCGTGCGAAACGGTGCTCGAGCCACCGCGCGAGGATGTCGAAGCTCAGCGCCCCGCGCAGATGCCCGATGTGCGGCCCGGACTGCACGGTCGGTCCGCACACGTAGA encodes the following:
- the cysS gene encoding cysteine--tRNA ligase, with the protein product MTLRLFDTRAQAVRDFVPLDPANVTVYVCGPTVQSGPHIGHLRGALSFDILARWLEHRFARVTLVRNVTDIDDKVLVNATEQEPWWALAYRMERAFSDAYATIGIRPPTYEPRATGHVPQMIELIGRLIERGHAYPAPDGSGDVYFDVRSWPEYGELTHQRLDAMEAAADADPRGKRDPHDFALWKGAKPDEPSSAVWESPWGVGRPGWHIECSAMAERYLGRDFDIHGGGLDLRFPHHENELAQSAAAGHGFARYWVHNGLVTVDGQKMSKSLGNFVLADDLLAARDPLVVRYALAAAHYRSSLDVSDKALDEAEAALERIRTFLQRVQRTRGEKGWFVYGPKPPAAFESAMDDDLGVPQALAVLHDTVRAGNAALDAGDQDAAGAAFDQVILMTQVLGINPLDPRWLPNGGGGAETSALDALVRTMIDQRATARADKDWAAADRIRDAIAAAGIALEDGPDGTHWSVQNG